The genomic interval GTCACAAGAGAAGCAGCCAAATGCAGATCTGTTGAGCTAACAGGGGGAGTGTCTCAGTCAGTCTTTCCCAGCTTTGCAATCAGCTCATCACAGATTTTTGTCAGTTCTTCAATTTCTTGGTTCTGAAAGACAAATGACATAATTATGCAGGCCACTTTGTATTCTGAAATAAAGGCAAATAGAGTTAACTAGTCCCAAGTCTGGATCTACCCTACCCTAGACATcctaattcagtgatttttaacttttctacatCAGAgatgctttaaagaaaaaaaggctacACATCTCAAAAAATGTACTCATAAAATCATGCTTAAATTGAGTAAAGGGTGAGGACAGTCACCAGCCCTCTGAAACTTGTCCATGAATTTCTTAGTTCCCCAATTTTCTTGTTATCAGAGGAATTATCTGGGGTACTTGTCAAAAACGTAAGTATCTGGGTCTCACTCAATCCATTAGCATATCTAGGGATGCTGGAGTCTGAATCTCCCAGAGAGCACCGTTCTATGGGCTAACAGACCCTGTGATAAAAACTCCTGCTCTTGATGAATGGATGGCACAGGTATGAGTAAATAATTGGAAATGCAGTAAAGAAAATACACCGGAGACATATAAAAACGGAAAGCTAAAAATTGCTTAGTGAGAAACAGGGATTGTTGCTAGTCCGGGTTTTCATTTATCTATAGCAGTTTCTCAAAGCAGCCCTGCTGATGTTTTAGGATGGGTAAATGTGTTGTcagaggctgtcctgtgcattgtaggatgtttaacagcatccctggcctcctgcACTAGATACCAGTAGCATCTCCCAGTGGGGACAACCAAACAAATATATCTCCAGACATTACCTAACACCTAACATCCCCTGGAGGACAAAACTGCCCCCAACTGCAAACCACTGATCTAAAGCAATGAAGGGGGAAGATGGCTTCATATTAATATATtgcataaaaaacaaagaaagaaagaaaggcagtcTCATGACCCCAACTAGGAAGGTGTTCTGAACTTCAGTTAAAACGCAACTTCCTCTCTGCACCCTGCCTGTGGATGATTTCCGCATGATGTGCTTGAAAATTTAATGGTTTGACTTGTTTGTTTCCACCTGGATCAGTTCAGAAAGGAGCTGGACTGAAGTGTCTGAGTAGAAAGCCAAGGCCTCTTTCACCCAGATCTGTCATAAGTGAGTCACTGCTGAGGAGGAAAACCAAACGTCTCTGTGGCCACCCAGATCAGGTCCCTTTCTGTACCTTCTGCTGCAGGGCCCTTTCCAGGGACTCCACCTTCATCTGCTCTTTCCGGAGTCCAGCATGGAGAGCTGCACTCTCAGCCTTTGCTTTTGTTCGAACCTGAGCAATCTCTTCATTGGCTCTGTTTATGGTGTTTGGGTGGAATAAAgagacaaaaagcacatgattagTCACTAGTCAAAGCCAGTCAGGATACTAACCACTGACATCTGTGAGGCACAGGCCTCAAAGAATTGACTgcatgagagaaaaaaaacaaaaatcggTGACctaaataattccattttaatttataaaaattcaatttacaGACAACTTCAAAATTTGTATCTCACTAGCAAATGGTTTCTATAAcagtcttagatttttttttttttagcccagTACAAAAGCAGACTGCATAATTTTGGAGACGATCACAGCTAGAGTTGGGATACTAACCACTGACATCTGTGAGACACGGGCCTACAGGGAATGAGTTTATTAATGAGATGTGAAAGGCATTCTTAAAAACCATAAATGTCAGTTGATGAACAGCCATTAAACTGATGAAAGGATGCTAAAGCCTCATTAGCAATCAGAGGCatgtaaattaaaatgataagCTTTGAAAATTGATTGAATTGGCAAAAATTAACAAGGACAGTCCTGTGTGGGCCGAGATACAAGGAGACAGGCAGGCTCATGTGCCAATGGGCGGCTGAAAACTGGCGCTGCCTTGTGGCGGGCAATGTGGTAGTCACCAGGGCAATTTAAAGTGTACACACCCTCCAACGCAGCAATCCCACTTTCAGTTATGTATTCACAGAAATACTCCCACCTGGCATAACAGTGAGTGCACAGGATGTTCGCTGTAGTGTTACCTTCAATGTAAAAAAGTTTGtaactaagtgcccatcaataaaGAAATGCTATAGTTCCACGACCTAATAAAAAGAATTAGATTCAGCTATATGTTCtgacatgaaaaaatggtcaGGATATGCTATTAAGGGAAAAAGGAAATTTGTCTAATGTGATTCcagtattgtaaatattttttatagttcAAAATCATAGTATTTAtaaagacacaaagaaaagaCTAGAGGGATATACAATAAACCTACGTATAATACATAGAGGCATCTGTATAACCTATGGAAAAGAATGCATAAGAAATCTAATACAGTACTATGGGAGTGGAAATTTAGGCAGCAAAATGTACAAGCATGTATTACCTTTTAGTTAAAAAGTCAAGTTggaaggccaggctcagtggttcatgcctgtaatcccagcactttgggagaccgaggcgggcggatcacttgaggtcagaagttcgagaccagcctgcccaacatggcgaaaccccgtctctactaaaaatacaaaaattagctgggcatggtggcgggtgcctataatcccagctgctcggaaggctgaagcaggagaatcacttgaacccaggaggcagaggttgcagtgagctgacactgtgctactgcactccagcatgggtgacagagtgagactctgtctcaaaaaaaaacaacaaaaaatcaagtTGGATAACACTCCCCAGGATAAACTCCAAATGTATTAGATTTAAGGATTAAAAAAACTAAGCCATAAAGTGTAAGTAAAACATGGGAGAATATTTTCTATCCAGCATGGGGAAGATCTTTGTTACTATGACAAAGAATCCAGAAGCTGTAAAAGAAATGACTAATACATTTCAGCACATAAAAGTAAATTTCTGAATATCAAAAAACACTATAGGTGGAGGCAAAAGACAAATGATAAActtgaaaaattattcaaaattctTATCACAAAGGGCTGGTGTCCctaatatataaaatctataaaatgacaataggaaaatgggcaaagaatagaGTAATTCATAGTAaagcaaatatattaataaatgaatggtgaaatatattcaatttcattcataagatagatgcaaatcaaaattacatggattaaaataaatgctctggggctgggcgcggtggttcacacctgtaatcccagcactttgggaagctgaggcgggcggatcacctgaggtcaggagttccagaccagcctggccaacatggtgaaaccctgtctctactaaaaatacaaaaaattagccgggtgtggtggcgtgtgcctgtaatccaagctacttgggaggctgaggcaggagaatcacttgaacccaggagactgaggttgcagtgagcctagattgcactgctccactccagcctgggtgacagagagaaactccgtctcaaaaaaaaaataataataaaataaataaataaatgctctgTTGCTTGCCAAAAACAAATACCTATGTTGAAATACCATTTTCACCTATTAgatttgcagaaaataaaaacgTTGACCTATTGGCACAGTTGTAGAAAAAAGAGATGCTCTCATATATTATCTAGGCCTATCAAATGATAAAAGTCTAATGGGGCCAATCTGACAACActtataattataaattcataTATGCTTTGGTCTAGcaattccttttctaacataCAGATCATAAAGATAACTCACAGGCATGCAAAACGATCACCTACCAGGTGATCTGTGGCAGCACTGTCTGTGGCAGCAAGACATTTGAATTAACTTTAATGTCTAACAGGAGGGGACTGTTAAATAAATGATACATTCCAACAATGGAATACCATGTggctattagaaaaaaaagaggaagctcTTCTTGCACTGACATGGAAAGATTCTCAAAATTATATTGCTAAGCAAAAATAGCGAAGTATGCTATaatcatataaaaaagaaaaaaattgtaataggaagaaaaaacagaaaccaacaaTGGTGATTACCTGGCATAGAGAAAGATGGGAACCCAGTGGAAGGAGGCAGGAGCAGATATacgtttttttactttttaatgttgtAACAATGGGAAAAgggtttaaaaagtgaaataaacacacacataaaatacaacCTGGAGTTGcaaaacagtgatttttttttcctctctcaatCTTCCCACAACATCATGAAGAGTGAAATTCAAAATTTACAAGCTCTTACTTGTCCAGTTTCTCTTCTGCGTGGATTTTCAGGGCCTGGTATCGCTGCTCCTCTTGTTTAACTCTGGCTAAGTAATCCTGAGCACATTTCTTCAAGGCTTCTTCATTCTGttccaaagcaaaaattgaaaataaacagGTCATTTTGTTTCTTCTAATCTACCACATAtcagagttttcattttttaaagaatggaaaaatCTAATTAATTCAGATGGCTTTTATTCATACTCTGCAGTAATTTGAAATAGCCACATGTAATTCTCACTGAGGAAATTCTACATAATGTCTTCATGTGTTAATTTTCAATATCATACAGTAAGGGTCAGTTATACCAATATGCCTACTTTAGGAAGGCAGTTATTCAAAACTGAATGGCAATTTGATTTCCATATTTGATAAACtgtccagtttcatttttattttaatatgaaaataaagacatttcattGCTATAATTGTGTCTGGTTGATATGGTAAAGTTAAATTAAATCAACAGGCCCATTTACATCTAAATTTGAAACATTATACTAATGTCTTCTAGAATATGCAGCTTTAATTTTTCAGTGACATGGAATTCCTTCTAATCCCTTTTACTAAAACTGAAAAGGTGAATTACCAGAAAGAACATTTCTAGAATTCACCTGAGGTCTGAGGGTTCAATTAATAGTTCTTGCAGTCTACGCCACAGCCTGGGGCTTATTGGCTTGACACAGGAGAGGAATGGCCAAGACATGGCACCCAGTGGGCCAGATGCCTGAACaaccaaagaaggaaaaatgtggaaaaaaatccAGCTTCACTGGAATAGAGGATACAAGGCCAGTAGGCCCTGAGCTCCTATTTAAAAGGATACCCACAACCTCTGGCATATGTATTTGATGACCAGTTACCAAGGAAATACACTACTGGAAATACACCAGGAGACAGAGGGAAAAAACACTCTACCTTCTTGAACCCTTCCAGAACACCTTTCAGGTTCTCGTATCTCCTGAAGAGATCAGAAAGGGACCTTTCCACAGAGTTAAGGTCAGCCAGGGCCTGTTCCTTCTCCATGGTCAGTTGCTGGAAGCTCTTCTGAGAGGTCATACTTGTCCTTTGTTCATCTTCTGGGAATCACAAGTCAAAAGGAACGacatatttattcaaaaaatagatACTCCTTAGAAGACAAGCAGTGTTCTCGTGGTAGGGACACAGCCGGGGATGTGACCAAATTCCCACTCTTATGGCTTATACTCTAGTTGGGGGAGACGCATGGTAACAAGTGATGGGGAAAGAACAAGGCAGGGTAAGGGGGaatgggggcggggagggggctgTTACTATACAGAGAGTACCTGCTCTCAGGGGAGAGATTTGAGCATAGACCAGACAGAAATGAGGATGTGAGCCATACAGCTACCTGGGAGAATATTCCATAGAGAAGAACAGCTGTGGTAAGGCCCTGACCTGGGAAGGCGTTAGGTGATGTGGATGATAGAAAGTATCATTTCGGCAATTTAGTGGAGAAAGGACAGACTCTGGTTTAGGGAGTCAATCCTTATGATATGGATGAGAAGAGACTCTAAATTCCATGCAGAAGGATCAATCCCTGTTGTTTTGTAAAGGCACCACTGGGTCTGATGCAGAGAAATTACAATCTGCACTAGAGTAAGAACCCTGCACCAAAACACAGGATGCTCCCAGCGGGTGTTAGTGATGTGACCAGGCCACCAACAGTCACAGAATTCAAGGCCTGCCATCTTCTAAAATGAACCTAACTACAGTTGACCCTCATTATTCACCAAGTCCATACCTCCCAATTCGCCTACttgctaaaatgtatttgtaatccTAAAATCTATCCTCCTGGACTTTGACAGTCATTTGTGGATGTGTGCAGAGTGGCAAAAATGCTTTAGTCACCTGATATGCACGCTCTCAGCTGACAGTGAACAAAGCAATACTCTACCTTCTTGATTCATTCTATAAACAAGTGTTCTTCTTTTGGTCTATTCAGGCCATGTTTGTTGCACTTGTGTTCTTTTTGCTGGAGACTTCACTGTTTTAAGTGGCCTCCCAAGGGCAGTGCTACAGTGCTGTCTAGTGATACCAAGCACAAGAAGGCAGTAAGTTTCCTTAAAATACATACATTACAGAAGCTCTGTTCAGACGTGCGCCAAAGTGCCACTGACTGTGAGCtgaatgttaatgaatcaactatatatattaaataaggtgtctttaaacaggAACACACGTAAAACAAGGTTATATACTGATCAATCAATGAAAATGTTGTAGCCAGATGCAAGACTCTAACTCTGTCTTTTCCCTAGGAGCagtgtttatttacttatttattttttgagacggaattttgctcattgcccaggctggaatgcagtggcacgatctcggctcaccataacttccgcctcccaggttcaagcgattctcctgcctcagcctcctgagtagctgggattacaggcatgcaccaccacgcccagctaattttgtattattagtagagacggggtttctccatgttggtcaggctgttttcgaactctcaacctcaggtgatccacccacccaagcctcccaaagtgctgggattacaggcgtgagccaccatgccaggccaggagcagtgttTAGTATTCACTAACTCAGTGTTTGCAGCAACTTTACAGAACATACCTCCCACGAATAATGAGACGACTGTATCTAAGTGAAAGACAAATACAAGTTTGTGACATGGTCTGAAAATCATAAATGGATCCGGCTATGGTCTTATAGTTTATgccaccccccaaccccaaatTTGTGTactgaaacctaatccccagtgtgtgAGTATGTTCAGGATGAAAGTGGGCATGGAAGGGAATTTGGGAGGTGATTATGtcaggattagtgtccttataaaagagaccccagagagctagcCAGCCCCTTCTATGAGGAATGGGCCCTCCCCAGACATCTCATCTGTGGGCACCTTGAACTCTCCTGTCTCCAGAGCTATgaaaaatgtttgttgtttataagctacctagcttacagtattttgttataccaggctgaacagactaagacagatccTATGGCTCATaccctcaaaaaaacaaaatgttctcCTTACCAATCATTTGAGCAATAGTCTTTTCATATTCAGCTACAATTTtcctaaatgagaaaaaaagaacttattACCAGAGGAGGATTTTCAGACAACGAAAGTTGGAGAAATGCTGTCCCAAACAATTAAACACATTAATGTACACTGACAATTTATGTAATCCATTTATCTGCTTTGGGGCTCtcgttatctcttttttttttttttttttttttacattatataaGGTTTCTTAAGGTTCAAAAAAGGTTTTTGTTAAGATTTTATCTTTAGTCAAacttatattttacttatagaaCCAActgccttccctttctctttgcaCCTACTTGAATACTGCAAGGAAATAGATTCATTCTGCTTAGATGAGTCAATCTTTTACAAACTAAGTTAAAGATATTCTTCTGGGCTCTTCCTAAGAGATGCGATCTGACTTTAGACTTTCCTGACTCAATCCACCCTTTCAGACACTCTACCTCTGATTCAGTTACAAGTTTTATTTTGTGTCCTAATTCCAAAAGTATTTCACTTATTCGAAGACTTTAAAGACCACCCTCTTGGGTTAACCTTTCTTCTAGTGAAGAGTGACAATGTCCTTCTGACCCAGTCCAGTGCTGGGTGCTCTGTGAGTCGCATCACGTCCTCCCCTGCCCTCAATGGTGGTGCCCCCATCACTTTTGACGTCATATCCAAGTTGGTTATTATGGATGGCTACCGCTCTCTAAGAGCAGGAATGTCCCTTCCTTTCCATCAAGCCCAGCAAAGGGCCTTACACCTAGGAAATgcttaaaagacaaataataaaacagCAACAAATTAGAGGGAtatacttaaaatgttttttaatcatTCAAGTGTTGACCACACTGTGTGTCAAttatttatgcctttttttcttctctactttGATTTCATCTTTAGTCATTTCATGGCTCATAACTCTCCTTTCTAAaagtgaggaaaaataaaaagatttcgaTTTCAAGTCAATCAATTTTGTTTCTTGTTAACAAGCTTTCTATCATCTATTTGCTGGTTATGTAATTTGAAACTCTCAtgcataattaatttttaaaaagtattatggaCCAGGCGCTGTgggtcatgcctgcaatcccagcactttggaaggctgaggcaggtgcattgcttgagctcaggagttacaaaccagcctgggcaacagagcaagacttcatctctaaaaaaaattatgcaggcatgctggcacatgcctgtggtcccagctacttgggaggcagaggggagaggatcagttgatcccaggaggttgaggctgcagtgagccatgatcacaccactgcactccagcctggatgacagagtgagaccatgcctcaaaaaaaaaaagtagtattatGAATTTCAGTGTCTCTATCATTGGATAaatcttatttttctgtattccaaatggatattttgatacaaatttCTGTCAATTCTAAGAAGATAGGAATTATGTGGGTTCTGTTTACATGTTATGTTCTGAACAACCCAAGATAAACTACAGTATTTGAATATAATAACTAGTTAGCAATAACTCCTGAAATAACATTCTCAATCACAAAGTAAGGTGCAAACAGCAAAGCCCTCAAGCTCTCAACACTTGGTTCTGTGGCAAGCAAACACTGTCATCACTTCATCTGTATCAAATCTAACAGTGTATAAAAGTATCCAGCCCCTCCCCAAAACCTCCAGTCTAACCTCATCTCCAAAACTTCTTGCCGGGTCTCTTCGTATTTCTTCTTCCATTCATTTGCTTCAATCTCTTTAGTAATTATCTAGAGTACAATAAAGCTTAGTTTTACCCAATCTATTACAATTTGCATTTAAGACTGGGAACTGAAATAGCACACAACCAGGTCTAACCCAAGATGTTCAAtctatattagaaatataaacttcaaaattaaATGTTTGTAACCATTTGGAAAAGTGTATTCTAAGCCACACAGAATGCTGGGATGCAGACACGGGAATAAAGATGAGTAGAACATCTCCCAGAAATCCCAAGTGGTATTTACAGCCTCTGTGAACTTTACCTTGGTCCAGGGTCTAGCTCTCAGCTCTGCAGGGCCAGGCCCTGACTGGGACAGACACCAAGAACAGAGCCATCTGATTGGCAGGTATTCACTCTTAACTAAGGCCATGTAATCACGGCTGATGCCAGGCCACCAGAGAATGAAACTGCCACAAAGTCAGACCATTGGAAGTTGGCATGAGCAACACATTCTCTTTCTATAGAGATTTTTGACAGCTTCATAAAAACGGAGTCAGAAGGAGGGGGCTCAGATGAGCTGGCTACATCTAGCTATAGCATCCGTCACTTACGGGTAGAGTCTTGCTAGTTAGCCTGGAACCTAGGCTCATATTTGGGATGCTCTTGCTAACTGGAAGGAAATACTCTAAGTTCATTGCCTCAAACTCTATTTGCCCTGGGCAGGGCTTGCATGGGCAGCCATGGTGCTCCTCTTACTGTACTTCCCTGGCCGTGCCGCTCTCTTCCTAATTGGTAGTTTCGTTATATTTATTAGGATCTCAAGAACATAGAAGGATGTATCCTGTGTGCTTCAGGTAATCAGGCACCTCTTTACTTTGATCCATTAGGTGGTGATCTCATAGTTTAACTCCAAGGAAAAACATCaagtcatttttctcatttacaagattttggccagggacagtggcacgtgcttgcagtcccagctactcaggcggctgaggcaagaggatcgcttgaccctaggagttcgaggctgcaatgagctataattgtgccactgcactcagcctgggtgacagagtgagatcttgtcttttattttatttttatttttctgagatggagtttcgctcttgttgcccaggttggagtgcaatggtgtgatctcggctcaccacaaccttcgtctcccaggttcaagcgattctcccgcctcagcctcccaagtagctgggattacaggcatgcaccaccacgcccagctaattttgtattttttttttttttagtagagatggggtttctccacgttggtcagtctggtctcgaattcctgaactcaggcgatccgcccgcctcggcctcccaaagcgctgggattacaggcatgagctactgcgccaagattttatctcaaaaaaaaaaaaaaaaaaaaaaaaagaagattttggTGGGCCTTATTACCACTGCTCCCAAGTTTTGAAAACAGGACTAGCTGACATCCCTCATTACCAACTTGATGCTATTTTAGAAAGCTGTaaaagacctgcagctgaggtgCTTAACCACTTTCAGcatactataaaaattaaaactaaaaaaaactataaaactaaaaa from Gorilla gorilla gorilla isolate KB3781 chromosome 7, NHGRI_mGorGor1-v2.1_pri, whole genome shotgun sequence carries:
- the TACC1 gene encoding transforming acidic coiled-coil-containing protein 1 isoform X21; this translates as MAFSPWQILSPVQWAKWTWSAVRGGAAGEDEAGGPEGDPEEEDSQAETKSLSFRSGCKVKKHETQSLTLDACSRDEGAVISQISDISNRDGHATDEEKLASTSCGQKSAGAEVKGIEKETCQKMEEDGSTVLGLLESSAEKAPVSVSCGGESPLDGICLSESEKTAVLTLIREEIITKEIEANEWKKKYEETRQEVLEMRKIVAEYEKTIAQMIEDEQRTSMTSQKSFQQLTMEKEQALADLNSVERSLSDLFRRYENLKGVLEGFKKNEEALKKCAQDYLARVKQEEQRYQALKIHAEEKLDKANEEIAQVRTKAKAESAALHAGLRKEQMKVESLERALQQKNQEIEELTKICDELIAKLGKTD
- the TACC1 gene encoding transforming acidic coiled-coil-containing protein 1 isoform X22 → MGGSHSQTPRGREPAGERHPRPTETASGCKVKKHETQSLTLDACSRDEGAVISQISDISNRDGHATDEEKLASTSCGQKSAGAEVKGIEKETCQKMEEDGSTVLGLLESSAEKAPVSVSCGGESPLDGICLSESEKTAVLTLIREEIITKEIEANEWKKKYEETRQEVLEMRKIVAEYEKTIAQMIEDEQRTSMTSQKSFQQLTMEKEQALADLNSVERSLSDLFRRYENLKGVLEGFKKNEEALKKCAQDYLARVKQEEQRYQALKIHAEEKLDKANEEIAQVRTKAKAESAALHAGLRKEQMKVESLERALQQKNQEIEELTKICDELIAKLGKTD